One genomic window of Osmia bicornis bicornis chromosome 3, iOsmBic2.1, whole genome shotgun sequence includes the following:
- the LOC114871117 gene encoding U4/U6.U5 tri-snRNP-associated protein 2: MATNKQGNQQKRKLLQQKNNLDEENDRNVKIAKTNLDAPRLCPYLDTINRQFLDFDFEKLCSVSLSRINVYACLVCGKYFQGRGTNTHAYTHSVAESHHVFLNLHTLKFYCLPDNYEIIDSSLDDIKYVLNPTFDKAQIAQLDKSDKLSRAIDGSLYSPGIVGMNNIKANDYCNVILQALSHVTPLRDFFLRESNYSHVKRPPGDSSYLLVQRFGELMRKLWNPRNFKAHVSPHEMLQAVVLWSKKRFQFTEQGDPIDFLSWFMNALHLALNGTKKRDSSIVYKTFLGHMRIYTRKIPPLELDESQRSELLHTVEYGETVTESPFLYLTCDLPPPPLFKDQFTENIIPQVNLYTLLNKFNAVTEKEYKTYKENFMKRFEITELPPYLILYIKRFTKNTFFVEKNPTIVNFPVKNVDFGDILTPEVKQRHPYTTYDLVANIVHDGEPGQGTYRVHILHRATGQWYEMQDLHVTQILPQMITLTEAYIQIYELKKDTLSENGDNKSEKTVT, encoded by the exons atggCGACGAATAAACAGGGAAATCAACAAAAACGAAAATTATTGCaacaaaagaataatttaGATGAAGAAAATGACA GAAATGTTAAGATCGCCAAAACAAATTTGGACGCACCAAGGCTGTGTCCTTACTTGGACACAATAAATCGTCAATTTCTGGactttgattttgaaaaattgtgtTCAGTATCATTGTCAAGGATTAATGTATATGCCTGCCTTGTATGTGGAAAGTATTTCCAAGGCAGAGGTACCAATACTCATGCATATACACATAGTGTAGCAGAAAGTCATCATGTATTTCTTAATCTTCAcacattgaaattttattgtcTACCTGACAATTATGAGATAATTG atTCATCATTGGATGACATAAAGTATGTTTTGAATCCCACATTTGATAAAGCACAAATTGCCCAATTGGATAAAAGTGATAAATTATCTAGAGCCATTGATGGTTCATTGTATTCTCCAGGTATTGTGGGAATGAATAATATCAAAGCAAATGATTACTGTAATGTTATTTTACAA gCACTTTCTCATGTCACACCTTTAAGAGACTTTTTCTTAAGAGAATCTAATTATTCTCATGTAAAAAGACCACCAGGTGATTCTTCTTATCTATTAGTTCAACGTTTTGGAGAATTAATGAGGAAACTATGGAATCCACGTAATTTTAAAGCTCATGTTAGTCCACACGAAATGTTGCAAGCTGTTGTATTATGGAGCAAAAAGAGATTTCAATTTACAGAACAgg GTGATCCAATTGACTTTTTGTCATGGTTTATGAATGCTCTTCATTTAGCATTAAACGGTACCAAAAAGCGTGATTCTAGTATAGTGTACAAAACATTCTTGGGTCATATGCGTATATACACACGAAAAATACCACCTCTTGAATTAGACGAAAGTCAAAGAAGTGAACTACTTCATACTGTAGAATACGGTGAAACTGTAACAGAAAGTCCATTTTTGTACCTAACATGTGATCTTCCTCCACCACCTCTTTTTAAGGACCAGTTTACTGAAAATATTATCCCTCAA gTTAACTTGTATACATtgttgaataaatttaatgcTGTAACCGAGAAAGAATACAAAACTTATAAGGAGAATTTTATGAAAAGATTTGAAATAACAGAACTTCCACCTTATCTTATACTTTATATAAAG AGGTTTACAAAGAATACGTTTTTCGTAGAAAAAAATCCCACCATAGTTAACTTCCCGGTTAA AAATGTAGATTTTGGTGATATTTTAACACCTGAAGTGAAACAAAGACATCCATATACAACATATGACCTAGTTGCAAATATAGTTCATGATGGTGAGCCTGGTCAGGGAACATATAGGGTACACATTTTACACAGAGCTACTGGTCAGTGGTATGAAATGCAAGATTTACATGTGACTCAAATTCTACCCCAGATGATAACCTTGACCGAAGCATACATACAA ATTTATGAATTAAAGAAAGATACACTCTCAGAAAATGGTGACAATAAGAGCGAGAAGACAGTAACGtga